The Thermoplasmata archaeon genome contains a region encoding:
- a CDS encoding chorismate mutase — MSKVIRVGYMGIPFSNSEEMAMIFSKKFDLHDVELVPLMSAQRVMDELVARRIEYGVLAVENKFAGIVEESRVAKLGVRNLKELDLMWSPIHHCVFKRNKDDKVTALVSHIQALLQSQNNLKRLYPGAEMIECEDTAYAAEMLSKGELPEGSAAVCRRDAGEHYGLYLDNENVEDNKENMTRFSLVRLE; from the coding sequence ATGTCCAAGGTCATCAGGGTCGGTTATATGGGAATCCCATTCTCCAACAGTGAGGAGATGGCCATGATATTCTCCAAAAAGTTCGACCTCCATGATGTGGAGCTCGTTCCCCTGATGTCTGCTCAGAGGGTCATGGATGAATTGGTGGCCCGCAGGATCGAATACGGTGTACTCGCGGTGGAGAACAAGTTCGCGGGCATCGTCGAAGAATCCCGTGTCGCCAAGCTCGGAGTCCGTAACTTGAAGGAACTGGACCTGATGTGGTCCCCCATACACCATTGTGTCTTCAAGAGGAACAAGGATGACAAAGTGACTGCGCTGGTCTCACACATCCAAGCCCTTCTTCAGTCCCAGAACAATCTGAAGAGGCTCTACCCCGGTGCAGAGATGATCGAGTGCGAGGACACCGCATATGCGGCCGAGATGCTTTCCAAAGGTGAGCTTCCTGAAGGCTCTGCGGCCGTATGCAGGAGGGATGCCGGCGAGCATTACGGACTCTATCTCGATAACGAGAATGTAGAGGATAACAAGGAGAATATGAC
- a CDS encoding esterase, producing MDIITREIDGREVRMTDSASDICVITFFADFDEGSLNELMQSIPEAKVAALKVGDWNQELSPWEAAPAFGDEGFGDGAEDTLSYIVGSMMPAIGCSRYVIGGYSLAGLFSLWACYQSDRFEGCCAASPSVWFDGWDDFIEGNSFKASKAYLSMGEKESMTRNQRMSKVADRIAEQEGLLSRQIGPGNTVLEWNKGGHFQDVSARKIRSFRWMLEKMDLC from the coding sequence ATGGATATCATCACCAGGGAGATCGATGGCCGCGAGGTGCGTATGACTGATAGTGCCAGCGATATCTGTGTGATCACATTCTTCGCAGATTTCGATGAAGGTTCCCTGAATGAATTGATGCAATCCATCCCTGAGGCGAAGGTCGCAGCTCTGAAGGTAGGCGATTGGAATCAGGAGCTGTCCCCATGGGAGGCAGCTCCCGCGTTCGGGGACGAGGGATTCGGCGACGGGGCCGAGGATACGCTGTCCTATATCGTCGGCAGTATGATGCCTGCGATAGGGTGCAGCAGGTATGTGATAGGCGGGTACTCCCTGGCAGGACTGTTCTCCCTCTGGGCCTGCTATCAGTCAGACAGATTCGAAGGATGCTGCGCGGCATCTCCGTCAGTATGGTTTGACGGATGGGATGATTTCATCGAAGGGAATTCCTTCAAGGCTTCCAAGGCATACCTGAGCATGGGAGAGAAGGAGTCCATGACCAGGAATCAAAGGATGTCCAAGGTGGCTGACCGTATCGCGGAACAGGAAGGACTACTCTCCAGACAGATAGGTCCCGGCAATACAGTGCTGGAATGGAATAAGGGCGGCCATTTCCAGGACGTGTCTGCTAGGAAGATCAGATCTTTCAGATGGATGTTGGAGAAGATGGACCTGTGCTAA